The Streptomyces tendae genome has a window encoding:
- a CDS encoding ABC transporter substrate-binding protein, with amino-acid sequence MRTQSRRRPRATLAAAAAGTLIAPLLSGCWVGAGGAGSGGDAINVLMVNNTQMVELQKLTAAHFTKETGIKVNFTVLPENDVRDKISQDFANQAGQYDVATLSNYEIPIYARNGWLHEMDSYVKKDPGYDEQDVLKPMRQSLTGDDGKLYGQPFYGESSFLMYRKDVFAAKGLTMPAKPTWQQVADLAARLDGAEPGMKGICLRGLPGWGEVMAPLTTVVNTFGGTWFDKDWKARLDSPEWKQAVNFYVGLVREHGESGAPQAGFAECLNNMTQGKVAMWYDATSAAGSLEASGSPVKGKIGYAPAPVEKTESSGWLYTWAWGIQDASRNPDNAWKFVSWASSKEYEELVGEEIGWSNVPAGKRASTYAHPDYRAEAAAFQETTRQAIEGARPDDPGVQPRPAPGIQFVGIPEFTDLGTKVSQEISAAIAGRQSVDAALRKSQQLAEEIAEEYEGR; translated from the coding sequence ATGCGAACCCAGAGCCGACGGAGGCCGCGAGCCACACTCGCCGCGGCCGCCGCAGGGACGCTGATCGCCCCGCTGCTCTCCGGCTGCTGGGTCGGAGCGGGCGGGGCCGGATCCGGCGGTGACGCCATCAACGTCCTGATGGTGAACAACACGCAGATGGTCGAGCTGCAGAAGCTGACCGCCGCCCACTTCACCAAGGAGACCGGCATCAAGGTGAACTTCACCGTGCTGCCGGAGAACGACGTCCGCGACAAGATCAGCCAGGACTTCGCCAACCAGGCCGGCCAGTACGACGTCGCCACCCTCTCCAACTACGAGATCCCCATCTACGCCCGCAACGGCTGGCTGCACGAGATGGACTCGTACGTGAAGAAGGATCCCGGCTACGACGAGCAGGACGTCCTCAAGCCGATGCGGCAGTCCCTCACCGGCGACGACGGCAAGCTCTACGGCCAGCCCTTCTACGGCGAGTCGTCGTTCCTGATGTACCGCAAGGACGTCTTCGCGGCGAAGGGCCTGACGATGCCCGCCAAACCCACCTGGCAGCAGGTCGCCGACCTCGCCGCCCGGCTGGACGGCGCCGAGCCCGGCATGAAGGGCATCTGCCTGCGCGGCCTGCCCGGCTGGGGCGAGGTGATGGCGCCGCTGACCACCGTGGTGAACACCTTCGGCGGCACCTGGTTCGACAAGGACTGGAAGGCGCGGCTCGACTCCCCCGAGTGGAAGCAGGCGGTCAACTTCTACGTCGGCCTGGTCCGCGAGCACGGCGAGTCCGGCGCGCCCCAGGCCGGTTTCGCCGAGTGCCTGAACAACATGACCCAGGGCAAGGTCGCCATGTGGTACGACGCCACGTCCGCGGCCGGCTCCCTCGAGGCCTCGGGCTCCCCCGTCAAGGGCAAGATCGGCTACGCGCCGGCGCCCGTGGAGAAGACCGAGTCCTCCGGCTGGCTCTACACCTGGGCCTGGGGCATCCAGGACGCCTCCCGCAACCCGGACAACGCCTGGAAGTTCGTCTCCTGGGCGTCCAGCAAGGAGTACGAGGAGCTGGTCGGCGAGGAGATCGGCTGGTCCAACGTCCCCGCCGGCAAGCGCGCCTCCACCTACGCCCACCCCGACTACCGCGCGGAGGCCGCCGCCTTCCAGGAGACGACCAGGCAGGCCATCGAAGGGGCCAGGCCCGACGACCCCGGTGTGCAGCCCCGGCCCGCACCCGGCATCCAGTTCGTCGGCATCCCCGAGTTCACGGATCTCGGCACCAAGGTCTCCCAGGAGATCAGCGCGGCCATCGCCGGACGCCAGTCCGTCGACGCGGCCCTGAGGAAGTCCCAGCAGCTCGCAGAAGAGATCGCCGAGGAGTACGAGGGACGATGA
- a CDS encoding DeoR/GlpR family DNA-binding transcription regulator, whose translation MGTRTAEERQREIVRVARATGSVDVTALAADLGVAKETVRRDLRALEDHGLVRRTHGGAYPVESAGFETTLAFRATSHVPEKRRVAAAAAELLGDAETVFVDEGFTPQLIAEALPADRPLTVVTASLPVAGALAENGNASVLLLGGRVRSGTLATVDHWTTKMLSGFVIDLAFIGANGISREHGLTTPDPAVGEVKAQAVRAARRVVFAGVHTKFGAVSFCRFAEVGALEAIVTSTLLPASEAHRYSLLGPQVVRV comes from the coding sequence ATGGGCACCAGGACGGCCGAGGAGCGCCAACGGGAGATCGTGCGGGTGGCACGCGCCACCGGCTCGGTCGACGTGACCGCGCTCGCCGCCGACCTGGGCGTGGCCAAGGAGACCGTGCGCCGGGACCTGCGCGCCCTGGAGGACCACGGACTGGTGCGCCGTACCCACGGCGGCGCCTACCCCGTGGAGAGCGCCGGCTTCGAGACGACGCTCGCCTTCCGCGCCACCAGTCACGTCCCCGAGAAGCGCAGGGTCGCGGCCGCCGCGGCCGAACTGCTCGGGGACGCCGAGACGGTCTTCGTCGACGAGGGTTTCACCCCGCAGCTCATCGCCGAGGCCCTGCCCGCCGACCGGCCGCTCACCGTGGTCACCGCCTCCCTGCCGGTCGCGGGCGCACTCGCGGAGAACGGCAACGCCTCCGTCCTGCTGCTCGGCGGACGCGTCCGCTCCGGCACGCTCGCCACCGTCGACCACTGGACGACGAAGATGCTCTCCGGCTTCGTCATCGACCTGGCGTTCATCGGCGCCAACGGGATCTCCCGCGAACACGGCCTGACCACGCCCGACCCGGCGGTGGGCGAGGTCAAGGCGCAGGCGGTGCGGGCCGCCCGCCGGGTGGTGTTCGCGGGCGTCCACACCAAGTTCGGGGCGGTCAGCTTCTGCCGGTTCGCCGAGGTCGGCGCGCTGGAGGCGATCGTGACGAGCACCCTGCTCCCGGCGTCCGAGGCCCACCGCTACTCCCTGCTGGGACCCCAGGTCGTCCGGGTGTAG
- the sepH gene encoding septation protein SepH: MPELRVVAVSNDGTRLVLKAADSTEYTLPIDERLRAAVRGDRPRLGQIEIEVESHLRPRDIQARIRAGATAEEVAQMAGIPVDRVRRFEGPVLAERAFMAERARKTPVRRPGENSGPPLGEAVQERLLLRGAEKDTVQWDSWRRDDGTWEVLLVYRVAGEPHSASWTYDPPRRLVQAVDEEARSLIGESDDLAAPEPSFPFVPRIARLPRDRPLDRPGDRERPSLPAQASEPAEESTAATASGERDSLTSLLEAVPSFRGDLVVPERTPEPAVEEPESEPEAEEPPAPAASAGSAYADVLMPRSVGSHRDRLIGSTDRQAEADGVRPGRRAAVPSWDEIVFGTRRKKQE, encoded by the coding sequence ATGCCCGAACTGCGTGTCGTGGCCGTCTCGAATGACGGCACACGGCTGGTGCTGAAGGCTGCGGACAGCACGGAGTACACGCTTCCGATCGACGAACGGCTCCGCGCCGCCGTGCGCGGCGACCGTCCCCGCCTCGGCCAGATCGAGATCGAGGTGGAGAGCCATCTCCGCCCCCGCGACATCCAGGCCCGCATAAGGGCCGGTGCGACCGCGGAAGAGGTCGCCCAGATGGCCGGCATCCCCGTCGACCGCGTCCGCCGCTTCGAAGGCCCTGTCCTCGCCGAGCGCGCCTTCATGGCCGAGCGCGCCCGCAAGACGCCGGTCCGCCGCCCCGGGGAGAACTCCGGTCCCCCGCTGGGCGAGGCCGTGCAGGAGCGGCTGCTGCTGCGCGGCGCGGAGAAGGACACCGTCCAGTGGGATTCCTGGCGCCGCGACGACGGCACTTGGGAAGTGCTGCTGGTCTACCGGGTCGCGGGCGAGCCGCACTCGGCGAGCTGGACGTACGACCCGCCGCGCAGGCTGGTCCAGGCCGTCGACGAGGAGGCGCGCTCGCTGATCGGCGAGTCCGACGACCTCGCCGCGCCCGAGCCCAGCTTCCCTTTCGTGCCGCGCATCGCCCGGCTGCCGCGCGACCGCCCGCTGGACCGCCCCGGCGACCGCGAGCGGCCGAGCCTGCCCGCGCAGGCGTCCGAACCGGCCGAGGAGTCCACCGCGGCCACGGCCTCGGGCGAACGCGACTCCCTGACCAGCCTCCTGGAGGCGGTGCCGAGCTTCCGCGGCGACCTGGTGGTGCCGGAGCGCACCCCCGAACCGGCCGTCGAGGAACCGGAGTCCGAGCCCGAGGCGGAGGAGCCGCCGGCGCCCGCCGCCTCCGCGGGTTCCGCGTACGCGGACGTGCTGATGCCCCGTTCGGTGGGCAGCCACCGGGACCGTCTCATCGGCTCGACCGACCGTCAGGCCGAGGCGGACGGCGTCCGTCCGGGCCGTCGCGCGGCGGTGCCGAGCTGGGACGAGATCGTGTTCGGGACGCGGCGCAAGAAGCAGGAGTAG
- a CDS encoding 5-dehydro-4-deoxyglucarate dehydratase: MDQGELVTSAPLAARLSIPSGPLFFPVTAYGPDGAVDLATYRLHVRRGVEAGAAAVFAACGTGEFHALTPEEFETCVRVAVEATEGRVPVVAGAGYGTALAAHYARLAGRAGADGLLAMPPYLVKAGQEGLLRHYRELAAATALPVIVYQRDNAVFTPATVVELARTDGIVGLKDGYGDLDLMQRTVSAVRAAGVEDFLYFNGLPTAELTQPAYRGLGITLYSSAVFCFVPELALACHTALRTGDETTVRRLIDGFYRPFVELRDQGQGYAVSLVKAGVRLRGLDVGEVRPPLHEPAGDHLKQLAQLIERGQALLEEGM, encoded by the coding sequence ATGGACCAGGGAGAGCTTGTGACGTCAGCCCCTCTCGCCGCGCGACTCAGTATCCCCAGCGGGCCGCTGTTCTTCCCGGTCACCGCCTACGGACCCGACGGCGCCGTCGACCTCGCCACCTACCGGCTCCATGTGCGGCGCGGAGTGGAGGCCGGGGCCGCCGCCGTGTTCGCCGCCTGCGGCACCGGCGAGTTCCACGCGCTGACGCCCGAGGAGTTCGAGACCTGCGTCCGGGTCGCCGTGGAGGCCACCGAGGGGCGCGTCCCGGTCGTCGCTGGCGCCGGCTACGGCACCGCCCTCGCCGCGCACTACGCCCGGCTGGCCGGGCGCGCGGGCGCCGACGGGCTGCTCGCCATGCCGCCGTACCTGGTCAAGGCCGGGCAGGAGGGCCTGCTGCGGCACTACCGGGAACTGGCCGCCGCTACCGCCCTGCCCGTGATCGTCTACCAGCGGGACAACGCCGTCTTCACCCCCGCCACCGTCGTCGAACTGGCCCGCACCGACGGCATCGTGGGCCTCAAGGACGGCTACGGCGACCTCGACCTGATGCAGCGCACCGTCAGCGCCGTCCGCGCGGCCGGCGTCGAGGACTTCCTGTACTTCAACGGGCTGCCCACCGCCGAACTGACCCAGCCCGCCTACCGCGGTCTCGGCATCACCCTCTACTCGTCCGCGGTGTTCTGCTTCGTGCCGGAGCTCGCGCTCGCCTGCCACACCGCCCTGCGCACCGGCGACGAGACCACCGTGCGACGCCTGATCGACGGCTTCTACCGGCCGTTCGTCGAACTGCGCGACCAGGGGCAGGGATACGCCGTCTCGCTGGTCAAGGCCGGGGTGCGGCTGCGCGGACTGGACGTGGGCGAGGTGCGCCCTCCGCTGCACGAGCCGGCCGGGGATCATCTCAAGCAGCTCGCTCAGCTGATCGAGCGGGGACAGGCACTGCTCGAGGAGGGCATGTGA
- a CDS encoding ferrochelatase has protein sequence MSDVLDASPYDALLLLSFGGPEGPDDVVPFLENVTRGRGIPKERLKEVGQHYFLFGGVSPINDQNRALLDALRKDFAEHGLDLPVHWGNRNWAPYLTDTLRDMVRDGRRRILVLATSAYASYSGCRQYRENLADALATLEKEGLELPKIDKLRHYFNHPGFVEPMVDGVIRSLADLPENVRDGAHIAFCTHSIPNAAADTSGPVEAHGDGGAYVAQHLDVARLIADAVRERTGVDHPWQLVYQSRSGAPHIPWLEPDICDHLEERHAAGVPAVVMAPIGFVSDHMEVLYDLDTEATAKAAELGLPVRRSATVGDDPRFAAAVRELILERAATESGRQITPCALGALGASHDLCPVGCCPARAPRPAAAGADSPYA, from the coding sequence ATGTCTGACGTGCTCGATGCCAGTCCCTACGACGCCCTGCTCCTGCTCTCCTTCGGCGGCCCGGAAGGCCCGGACGACGTGGTCCCGTTCCTGGAGAACGTGACACGCGGGCGGGGCATCCCCAAGGAACGCCTCAAGGAAGTCGGACAGCACTACTTCCTGTTCGGCGGGGTCAGCCCCATCAACGACCAGAACCGCGCCCTGCTCGACGCACTGCGCAAGGACTTCGCCGAGCACGGCCTGGACCTGCCGGTCCACTGGGGCAACCGCAACTGGGCCCCGTACCTCACCGACACCCTGCGCGACATGGTGCGCGACGGCCGGCGCCGCATCCTGGTCCTCGCCACCAGCGCCTACGCCTCCTACTCCGGCTGCCGCCAGTACCGCGAGAACCTCGCCGACGCGCTGGCCACGCTGGAGAAGGAGGGACTGGAACTGCCGAAGATCGACAAGCTGCGCCACTACTTCAACCACCCCGGCTTCGTCGAGCCCATGGTCGACGGGGTGATCCGGTCGCTCGCCGATCTCCCCGAGAACGTCCGGGACGGCGCGCACATCGCCTTCTGCACCCACTCCATCCCCAACGCGGCCGCGGACACCTCGGGCCCGGTCGAGGCACACGGCGACGGCGGGGCGTACGTCGCCCAGCACCTGGACGTGGCCCGGCTGATCGCCGACGCCGTCCGTGAGCGCACCGGCGTGGACCACCCCTGGCAGCTCGTCTACCAGTCCCGCTCCGGCGCCCCGCACATCCCGTGGCTGGAGCCCGACATCTGCGACCACCTCGAAGAGCGGCACGCCGCCGGGGTCCCGGCCGTGGTGATGGCGCCCATCGGTTTCGTCTCCGACCACATGGAGGTCCTCTACGACCTCGACACCGAGGCCACGGCCAAGGCGGCGGAACTGGGCCTGCCGGTGCGGCGCTCCGCGACCGTCGGCGACGACCCCCGGTTCGCCGCGGCCGTCCGTGAGCTGATCCTGGAGCGCGCCGCCACCGAGAGCGGGCGGCAGATCACCCCGTGCGCCCTGGGCGCGCTGGGCGCCAGCCACGACCTGTGCCCGGTGGGCTGCTGCCCGGCCCGCGCCCCGCGCCCCGCCGCCGCGGGTGCCGACAGCCCCTACGCCTGA
- a CDS encoding MFS transporter has product MPSPYRALFAAPGSRAFSAAGFLGRMPLSMMGIGVVTMISQVTGRYGLAGALSATIALSAALAGPQVSRLVDRYGQRRVLRPATLLSLSAAAVLLFAAHYGWPEWVLFVACVGIGCVPSLGAMVRARWAALYRGTPQLHTAYSFESVVDEVCFIVGPIVSIGLSTAWFPEAGPLLAACFLAVGVFWLTAQRATEPEPHPREQQGGGSALRSRGLQVLVATFAATGTIFGAVDVVTVAFAEEEGQKAAASVVLAAYALGSCVAGLVFGLLHFAGAPERRWLLGVCAMAVSMIPLLLVGNLPFLAVALFVAGLSIAPTMITTMSLIEEHVPRAQLTEGMTWVSTGLAVGVALGSSVGGWVIDAAGARAGYGVPAVAGAVAVAVGFLGYRRLERPAPGRGGFVGQHDEHEEPHVA; this is encoded by the coding sequence GTGCCCAGCCCCTATCGCGCCCTGTTCGCCGCCCCCGGCAGCCGGGCCTTCTCCGCCGCGGGGTTCCTCGGCCGGATGCCTTTGTCGATGATGGGCATCGGCGTGGTCACGATGATCTCCCAGGTGACCGGCCGGTACGGCCTGGCCGGTGCCCTCTCGGCCACCATCGCGCTCTCCGCCGCGCTGGCGGGCCCGCAGGTGTCGCGCCTGGTGGACCGGTACGGCCAGCGCCGAGTGCTGCGCCCGGCCACGCTCCTCTCGCTGTCCGCGGCGGCGGTGCTGCTGTTCGCCGCGCACTACGGCTGGCCGGAGTGGGTGCTTTTCGTCGCGTGCGTCGGGATCGGCTGCGTACCCAGTCTGGGCGCCATGGTCCGGGCGCGCTGGGCCGCCCTCTACCGGGGCACGCCCCAGCTGCACACCGCGTACTCGTTCGAGTCGGTGGTGGACGAGGTCTGCTTCATCGTCGGCCCGATCGTCTCCATCGGCCTGTCCACGGCCTGGTTCCCGGAGGCCGGCCCGCTGCTGGCGGCCTGCTTCCTCGCGGTGGGCGTCTTCTGGCTGACCGCCCAGCGCGCCACCGAGCCCGAGCCGCACCCCCGCGAGCAGCAGGGCGGCGGCTCGGCGCTGCGGTCGCGGGGTCTTCAGGTGCTGGTCGCGACCTTCGCGGCGACGGGCACGATCTTCGGCGCGGTCGACGTGGTCACGGTGGCCTTCGCCGAGGAGGAGGGGCAGAAGGCCGCGGCCAGCGTGGTGCTCGCCGCGTACGCCCTCGGTTCCTGCGTGGCCGGGCTGGTGTTCGGGCTGCTGCACTTCGCGGGAGCACCGGAACGTCGGTGGTTGCTGGGTGTTTGCGCCATGGCCGTGAGTATGATCCCACTCCTACTGGTCGGGAACTTGCCGTTTCTGGCCGTGGCGCTGTTCGTTGCGGGTCTGTCCATCGCTCCCACGATGATCACGACCATGTCCCTCATCGAAGAGCACGTACCACGCGCGCAGCTCACCGAGGGCATGACCTGGGTGAGCACCGGGCTCGCGGTCGGGGTCGCCCTCGGTTCCTCCGTGGGCGGCTGGGTGATCGACGCGGCCGGGGCGCGCGCCGGGTACGGGGTTCCGGCGGTGGCCGGGGCCGTCGCGGTCGCGGTCGGTTTCCTCGGGTACCGCCGGCTCGAGCGGCCGGCACCGGGTCGGGGAGGCTTCGTTGGGCAGCACGACGAGCACGAGGAACCGCACGTGGCGTAA
- a CDS encoding sulfurtransferase: MNAIISASELAAALQTDRPPVLLDVRWQLSTAAANGEPPFDGRAAYAAGHLPGAVFVDLDRELASAPGSRGRHPLPDLAVFGAAMRRAGVSAGTPVVVYDGGIGWAAARAWWLLRWTGHPDVRVLDGGLSAWQGPLETAVPEPAEGDFVPEPGDTGVLDADGAADLARTGVLLDARAGERYRGEVEPIDPVGGHIPGALSAPTSDNVGADGRFRPADELRARFGELGVTPGAPVGVYCGSGVSAAHEVLALAVAGIPAALYVGSWSEWSSDSDRPVAVGPDPR; encoded by the coding sequence ATGAACGCCATCATCTCCGCATCCGAACTCGCGGCCGCGCTGCAGACGGACCGCCCGCCGGTCCTGCTCGACGTCCGCTGGCAGCTCAGCACGGCGGCCGCGAACGGCGAACCACCGTTCGACGGGCGGGCCGCCTACGCGGCGGGGCATCTGCCCGGCGCCGTCTTCGTCGACCTGGACCGGGAGTTGGCGTCCGCTCCGGGCTCGCGGGGGCGCCATCCGCTGCCGGACCTCGCGGTGTTCGGTGCCGCGATGCGCCGCGCCGGGGTGTCCGCGGGGACGCCCGTGGTGGTGTACGACGGCGGCATCGGCTGGGCGGCCGCCCGCGCCTGGTGGCTGCTGCGCTGGACGGGTCACCCGGACGTGCGGGTCCTGGACGGTGGACTGTCCGCCTGGCAGGGGCCGTTGGAGACGGCGGTGCCGGAGCCGGCCGAGGGCGACTTCGTGCCGGAGCCGGGGGACACCGGGGTGCTCGACGCGGACGGTGCGGCGGACCTCGCGCGTACGGGGGTGCTGCTGGACGCCCGTGCGGGGGAGCGGTACCGGGGCGAGGTGGAGCCCATCGACCCGGTCGGCGGCCACATCCCGGGCGCCCTGTCCGCGCCGACCTCCGACAACGTGGGCGCCGACGGCCGGTTCCGGCCCGCCGACGAGCTGCGCGCCCGCTTCGGTGAGCTGGGCGTGACACCGGGCGCACCGGTCGGCGTGTACTGCGGCTCGGGCGTGTCGGCCGCGCACGAGGTGCTGGCGCTGGCCGTCGCGGGCATCCCGGCCGCGCTGTACGTCGGCTCCTGGTCGGAGTGGTCCTCGGATTCGGACCGGCCGGTCGCGGTGGGGCCGGACCCGCGGTAG
- a CDS encoding NAD-dependent epimerase/dehydratase family protein — translation MPAPRTVLLTGAAGGLGTLMRGLLPGYGYELRLFDLLPVEGEPDAVVADLADRDAVREAVRGVDAIVHLAGISLEASFDKILKANIEGTYNLYEAAREEGVRRIVFASSNHAVGYTPRPQGDDPLIPVDTPRRPDTFYGLSKCFGEDLAQLYWDKHGVETVSVRIGSCFPEPTSVRMLSVWMSPADGARLFHAALTAEGVGHTVVHGSSANTRLWWDLGSARALGYEPRDDSEPYAEKLIAEQGELDPANPAHARLGGHFVTDPPIWPH, via the coding sequence ATGCCCGCTCCCCGCACCGTCCTGCTCACCGGCGCCGCCGGCGGCCTCGGCACGCTGATGCGGGGGCTGCTCCCCGGCTACGGCTACGAGCTGCGGCTGTTCGACCTGCTCCCGGTCGAGGGCGAGCCCGACGCGGTCGTCGCGGACCTCGCCGACCGGGATGCCGTGCGCGAGGCGGTCCGCGGTGTCGACGCGATCGTGCACCTCGCGGGGATCTCGCTGGAGGCGTCCTTCGACAAGATCCTCAAGGCCAACATCGAGGGCACCTACAACCTGTACGAGGCCGCCCGGGAGGAGGGCGTCCGCCGGATCGTCTTCGCCTCCTCCAACCACGCCGTCGGCTACACCCCCCGGCCGCAGGGCGACGACCCCCTGATCCCGGTCGACACGCCGCGCCGGCCGGACACCTTCTACGGACTCTCCAAGTGCTTCGGCGAGGACCTGGCCCAGCTGTACTGGGACAAGCACGGGGTGGAGACGGTCTCCGTGCGGATCGGGTCCTGCTTCCCGGAGCCGACGAGCGTGCGGATGCTGTCGGTGTGGATGAGTCCGGCGGACGGGGCCCGGCTGTTCCACGCGGCGCTGACGGCGGAGGGTGTGGGGCACACCGTGGTGCACGGGTCGTCCGCGAACACGCGGTTGTGGTGGGACCTCGGGTCGGCGCGGGCGCTGGGGTACGAGCCGCGGGACGACTCCGAGCCGTACGCGGAGAAGCTGATCGCCGAGCAGGGGGAGCTCGATCCGGCGAACCCGGCGCACGCGCGCCTGGGCGGCCACTTCGTGACGGACCCTCCCATCTGGCCCCACTGA
- a CDS encoding MFS transporter — protein MTTRWTAVRVLRDRTAGRCLTAVVVSGFGTSALWLASGVWVKDLTGSDGLAALCPLAMWAPTLAGPLLGTLADRHRRRPLLIALSLFMAPLLLTLCAVDAPGELWLLYAVLFVYGAAGTVHDAAESALVAGAVDRSLLGDFNGLRMTANEGMKLLAPLAGAGLYTAYGGSGVAVLDAAGFLTAALVYMSLRVREERPARAREGGRSATAEGVRHLWGDPVLRPLVLAGGVTMLCAGVSGALTYAVVEDLGHSPAYAGVLYAVQGAGSVTVGLLPGTGLRRLGARRFAAYGIGLLAVAVALRAVPYDPVAWACAAAIGAGLPAALIAVLTGVQQRTPGPLLGRVTATANALVFTPNVVGLAAGAALVGLIGHRPLLVALGVALAVTAAVLGQRPASADRTAARSASDASPA, from the coding sequence ATGACGACGAGATGGACGGCGGTCCGCGTGCTGCGTGACCGCACGGCGGGCCGCTGTCTGACGGCGGTGGTGGTCTCCGGGTTCGGCACCTCCGCGCTGTGGCTGGCGTCGGGGGTGTGGGTCAAGGACCTCACCGGCTCGGACGGACTGGCGGCGCTGTGCCCGCTGGCGATGTGGGCGCCCACACTGGCGGGCCCGCTCCTTGGCACGCTCGCCGACCGCCACCGCCGCCGGCCGCTGCTGATCGCGCTGAGCCTGTTCATGGCGCCGCTGCTGCTCACGCTGTGCGCGGTGGACGCGCCGGGAGAGCTGTGGCTGCTCTACGCGGTGCTGTTCGTGTACGGCGCGGCCGGCACGGTGCACGACGCGGCGGAGTCGGCGCTGGTCGCGGGCGCCGTGGACCGTTCCCTGCTGGGGGACTTCAACGGGCTGCGGATGACGGCAAACGAGGGCATGAAGCTGCTCGCCCCGCTGGCGGGCGCGGGTCTCTACACGGCGTACGGCGGGTCCGGCGTCGCCGTCCTGGACGCGGCGGGCTTCCTGACTGCGGCGCTGGTCTACATGTCGCTGCGGGTGCGGGAGGAGCGGCCGGCCCGGGCGCGGGAGGGCGGCCGGAGCGCGACCGCCGAGGGCGTCCGGCACCTGTGGGGGGACCCGGTGCTGCGTCCGCTGGTCCTGGCGGGCGGGGTCACCATGCTGTGCGCGGGCGTGAGCGGGGCGCTGACGTACGCGGTGGTCGAGGACCTCGGCCACTCCCCCGCGTACGCCGGTGTGCTGTACGCCGTGCAGGGCGCGGGCTCGGTGACGGTGGGGCTGCTCCCCGGCACGGGCCTGCGGCGGCTGGGCGCACGGCGGTTCGCCGCGTACGGCATCGGCCTTCTGGCCGTCGCGGTGGCGCTGCGCGCGGTGCCGTACGACCCGGTGGCGTGGGCGTGCGCCGCGGCGATCGGCGCGGGGCTGCCCGCCGCGCTGATCGCCGTGCTCACGGGTGTGCAGCAGCGCACGCCCGGCCCGCTGCTGGGCCGGGTCACCGCCACCGCCAACGCCCTGGTGTTCACCCCGAACGTGGTCGGTCTCGCGGCGGGTGCGGCACTGGTCGGACTCATCGGCCACCGGCCGCTGCTGGTCGCCCTCGGAGTGGCCCTGGCTGTCACGGCGGCGGTACTCGGTCAGAGGCCGGCCAGCGCCGACCGTACGGCGGCGAGGTCCGCGTCCGACGCCAGCCCCGCGTGA
- a CDS encoding D-arabinono-1,4-lactone oxidase, with protein sequence MGSTTSTRNRTWRNWGGTVSVRPAREVTPASVDELAAAVRRAAEDGMPVKAVGTGHSFTSIAATDGLMIRPELLTGIRSIDREAGTVTVEAGTPLKRLNVALAREGLSLTNMGDIMEQTVSGATSTGTHGTGRDSASLAAQIKGLELVTADGSVLTCSGQENPDVFAAARIGLGALGVVTAVTFAVEPLFLLTAREEPMTFDRVCAEFDALHAENEHFEFYWFPHTGNTNTKRNNRSAGPERPVPPLRGWFEDEFLSNGVFQVANWVGRAAPLSIPAVAQISSRALSARTYTDIPYKVFTSPRRVRFVEMEYAVPREALVETLRELRTMVDRSRLRISFPVEVRTAPADDIVLSTASGRESAYIAVHMYKGTPYQRYFTAAERIFTAHEGRPHWGKIHTRDAEYLSRVYPRFEEFVALRQRLDPERRFGNDYLRRVLGA encoded by the coding sequence TTGGGCAGCACGACGAGCACGAGGAACCGCACGTGGCGTAACTGGGGAGGCACCGTCTCCGTCCGGCCCGCCCGGGAGGTCACGCCTGCCTCCGTCGACGAGCTGGCCGCCGCCGTGCGCCGGGCCGCCGAGGACGGGATGCCGGTGAAGGCGGTCGGCACCGGCCACTCCTTCACCTCCATAGCCGCCACCGACGGCCTGATGATCCGCCCTGAGCTGCTGACGGGGATCCGGAGCATCGACCGCGAGGCGGGCACCGTCACGGTCGAGGCGGGCACCCCGCTGAAGCGGCTCAACGTGGCCCTCGCGCGGGAGGGCCTGTCGCTGACCAACATGGGCGACATCATGGAGCAGACGGTCTCCGGCGCCACCAGTACCGGCACCCACGGCACCGGTCGCGACTCCGCCTCCCTCGCCGCCCAGATCAAGGGTCTGGAACTGGTCACCGCCGACGGCTCGGTGCTCACCTGCTCCGGGCAGGAGAACCCGGACGTCTTCGCCGCCGCCCGGATCGGCCTCGGCGCCCTCGGCGTCGTCACCGCGGTCACCTTCGCCGTGGAGCCGCTCTTCCTGCTCACCGCGCGCGAGGAGCCCATGACGTTCGACCGTGTGTGCGCCGAGTTCGACGCGCTGCACGCCGAGAACGAGCACTTCGAGTTCTACTGGTTCCCGCACACCGGCAACACCAACACCAAGCGCAACAACCGCAGTGCGGGCCCCGAGCGCCCCGTGCCGCCGCTGCGGGGCTGGTTCGAGGACGAGTTCCTCTCCAACGGCGTCTTCCAGGTGGCCAACTGGGTCGGCCGCGCCGCGCCGTTGAGCATTCCGGCCGTCGCGCAGATCTCCAGCCGGGCGCTGTCCGCGCGGACGTACACCGACATCCCCTACAAGGTGTTCACCTCCCCGCGCCGGGTGCGCTTCGTGGAGATGGAGTACGCCGTCCCGCGCGAGGCGCTCGTGGAGACGCTGCGGGAACTGAGGACGATGGTCGACCGGTCCCGGCTGCGGATCAGCTTCCCCGTCGAGGTACGCACCGCGCCGGCCGACGACATCGTCCTGTCCACGGCGTCCGGCCGGGAGAGCGCCTACATCGCGGTCCACATGTACAAGGGCACGCCGTACCAGCGGTACTTCACCGCCGCCGAGCGGATCTTCACCGCCCACGAGGGGCGACCCCATTGGGGGAAGATCCACACACGGGACGCGGAGTACCTCTCACGGGTGTATCCGCGTTTCGAGGAGTTCGTCGCGCTTCGGCAACGGCTGGATCCGGAACGGCGGTTCGGCAACGACTACCTGCGGAGGGTCCTGGGGGCGTAG